Within Chitinispirillum alkaliphilum, the genomic segment TGCTTGCGCCAAGAGGTATTTTTAACTGCTCTGAGGTCCCGATATCTCTTCTGTAGGTTTCCACAACTCTTCCACTTGCAGTAACAATCTGCAATTCCACCCGACCGGCATTGGCAGAGCTGATAAGTACGTGTGGAAAATGCTTCATAGATTCAAGGGAGACAGATGGTGTCAAATGAGCTTTACTGATACCCCTCCCTTCAATAAGCTGATTGTAATCAGCAAACTCGAAATCAAACCAGTTTATATTATATAAACCTGTTCCGGAACCGTTTCCAGTACCTGTGAAAAGTGTTCTCAGGATGTGACGCCCACGGCTTAGCTTCAGCTCAGTTGAAACAGTTTGCCACTCCTGCCATCCTCCTGTATTCTCAACAGTAACTCCTCCAACCTCTTCCCCATCAATGATAAAACGAATTACCCCACCTTCAGAATCAGTGGCAACCCTTACATAAACATCATAGATCCCGCTTGCCTCTATGTCTATCAAATATTCCGCCCAGTTTCCATCATCAATATAAGCGATATTTACCCCCCCACCATCATCCTGTGCAGGCTCTGTCTGAATTCCTAACCTTGAGGCAAAGTCCTGTGCCTGTACAAGCCCTGGAACGGCATAATAACTGGTGTCCAAAGGTATTGAAGGTATGTTGTTTTCTATTTTGTTTATATAAGCAACAGCACTTGTAAATGCTGCATTGTAGTATATACAGTATTCGCTTGATACATAATTATCTATATTGTCATAGAAATTGCCGCACAGAGATTCCGGCCCTCCCGCCAGACCACCCGTAAGCTCATACTCATAATTTACAGACCCGGGATTGCTCCTTTCCTCCCTGTATAACGACCAGGCATCTCCTCCTTTACCAAAAGCAGCAGCATGATGCGGATGGCGGGGATAACCTCCGCCCAGCTCATTGTAGCCTATGAGAAAGGAAAAATTACTATCCACATTTGCAAATCCGTCATGGCTGCCAAGAATAAAGTCAACATTTCTCTTTGCAAATTCATAAGCCGAGCGGTTTCCTGTGTGCATATGATACAGTGCTGCCAGCATAGCCGCATTTGATGCATTGCGCAAAGACCCCCAATTGACATTATGCCAATACCCGCACCAGTCAACAGAATATCCTGACACCCTGCTGGAGACTGGATGTAACCAGCGTGGGTCAGATGTGATACTGTATAATTCAAGAAAAAGTATGTGGTTCATTCTTCCATAACTGAAATGCACACCGGTTGAGATTCCGTATGCATAACTTATCGCCTGATTTAAATATCCCTCATCGCCTGTTGCCCTGTAAAGCATTGCAGCAGCCAAACCTACATTGTCTTCCCACTCAATACCTTCCATCCAGTCATAGTGGGAGTCTCTTGCGTTACCCGTACCAAAAGGATTTATCCTTGCTATATCATAATACTGTTTTGCAGCCTCAAGACACTCATCTGCATAGTCTTCATCAAATTCCCTGTATACAACCGACATTAGTGCAAGTGCTGCAGCCGCATCACCCAAAGCATTTGACCGCCCACTTGTAGTCGAGTATACTGCCCTTATATTGCTTTCATCATATAACTGCTGGAAAGAGTTGGTGATGGGATCGGAAAAACTATTATGATCCCTTCCATCCCCCACCTGCCAGTAAGCGGTTCCGTTATGAACACCTTTTATCAGATAATCAGTCTGGATTTTCACCTCGTCAAGTATGTCGGGAATCCCATTTGGAGGGGGGGCTGAATAGGCCTGAGAATAATTATCCGGATAAGCCTCAGGGTAATTGAAATAACCATATAAAAATGTGAAAGCAGCATAGGGACCGGTTACATGAAATTTTATGTAGTCTCCGCAATCATGCCACCCACCCGTTAAATCCCTGCCTACAGCCTCTCCGTCTGTCAGGTGACATCCTCCAGAAGGATGAATCCAGGACTGGGTATCCCCACATCTCTGGGCTCCGAGAAAATAGGTGGACAGGTGTTGAGCAAGTGCATAGTCATGCTCCGAAGAAACTTCACCTGCTGATGCAAATATCATCAAAAGACAGGATAATTTGACCGCCATGTAGCCTTGTGTTGCCATTCTCTCCCTCTCCCAACGCTGTTATGCCAGTTTAAGCGATTAAAAAGTGCGCCCTGAATAAAAGCTGCACTATACTGTATATGAAACAAACTGAAAGTATACCACTTAATATAAGAAACATTCGCAGGTTTCGCTAAGCTTTTTACAATCCGGCCTGTAACGGCTTGATTTTAAACAGATTCTTTGGGGAAGTGTGATTTTTTCGGGTAAATTTGCATACCTGTCAGACAAATGTTTCAGCCTCCCCTCCCCTTAAAAAATCAGTAAATCAGGGTGCCAAGCCTTATGCCCTCAAGATATATCTCATCAACCCACAGATAAACGGTATCACCACTGCTGTTTGCGGGGGTATCTGCCAGAAATGAAATGGTGGTAACAGACTTCAGGGCCTGCTCCAGGGTGTAGCCCTGCAAATTGGGTCTGCTGCCCGGTTCAATGGTAAAGGAGTCAATCGGTATTCTGTAATGGGTCCACTTCTGTGACAATTCAATTTCGTATGAAAAATGTTCTGTATTATCCTGTATAGATTCAAGCAGTTTTGAATATAGCCTCAGTTTTACTTTACCGCTTCCCTTTGCCTGAAATGATACAGCCTCAAGTTCTTCAAGATTGTAATATCTGTTTGGCCCGCCTCTGCCAACAAAAAATCCCACTATCCCCCATGGATGTGGTTGAGAGCTGTCAAGTTTGATTCTTGTTTTCAGACTTTTACCCGAAAAAGCACTTTCACCTGAAACAGTGCCCACCGAAGCGGTAGATCCGGCTCCAAAGCCCGCATCTGTAACTGTAAACCACCAGCCACCAGTACCGATCAACCGGCCAATATGTGTCTGACCGTACCCCATCGAAAAATTATCAATAAGAACTTTATCGATATTTGAATGTACTCTGAAATTTTCCAGATCATTTTCTGAGTCAACTATAAGTGTAGCTCCAATTGTTTGCTCTGCAGCTCCTCCAACATCTGCACCCGTTAAAACTATATACTCACCTTCCGGTACATTCCTGAACAGAAATCTCCCATCGGGCCCCACAGTGGTCCGGTATGATGAGCCTGACAATCTTATTTCTGATGACAGTACAGAGGTGTGCTGGACCTTTCCGGAAACATCAACACCAGGCTTGAGCTTAAAATCAAATCTCTCAACATAATCGGGGTATGAACTTATATCTTTTACAAGCAAGGCTTCCTCCAGATCCATAATCTGGAGATTTGAAACTTTATGCTCCGGGACTCTGACCACAAAAGATCCATCTGAAGCGGTTCGTGTACTGTCGACAATCTCAGATTTTCCCTCATAAACACATGTCAGCCATTCACTTCCTTCCACTACGTAAACAAGTCCATTATTCAATGGCAAGCCATCGCATGACTGCACTTTCCCTGTGATGGTGCGGGTATTGGGATAGTCGGTGCCACCACTTCCTCCTGCTACATTATCGTAAGCACACCCTGTAACAATCAGACTCAGCCCTGTGACAGATGACAAACAGAACATCAGAAACTGCTTCCATACCCGCCTCA encodes:
- a CDS encoding endoglucanase translates to MATQGYMAVKLSCLLMIFASAGEVSSEHDYALAQHLSTYFLGAQRCGDTQSWIHPSGGCHLTDGEAVGRDLTGGWHDCGDYIKFHVTGPYAAFTFLYGYFNYPEAYPDNYSQAYSAPPPNGIPDILDEVKIQTDYLIKGVHNGTAYWQVGDGRDHNSFSDPITNSFQQLYDESNIRAVYSTTSGRSNALGDAAAALALMSVVYREFDEDYADECLEAAKQYYDIARINPFGTGNARDSHYDWMEGIEWEDNVGLAAAMLYRATGDEGYLNQAISYAYGISTGVHFSYGRMNHILFLELYSITSDPRWLHPVSSRVSGYSVDWCGYWHNVNWGSLRNASNAAMLAALYHMHTGNRSAYEFAKRNVDFILGSHDGFANVDSNFSFLIGYNELGGGYPRHPHHAAAFGKGGDAWSLYREERSNPGSVNYEYELTGGLAGGPESLCGNFYDNIDNYVSSEYCIYYNAAFTSAVAYINKIENNIPSIPLDTSYYAVPGLVQAQDFASRLGIQTEPAQDDGGGVNIAYIDDGNWAEYLIDIEASGIYDVYVRVATDSEGGVIRFIIDGEEVGGVTVENTGGWQEWQTVSTELKLSRGRHILRTLFTGTGNGSGTGLYNINWFDFEFADYNQLIEGRGISKAHLTPSVSLESMKHFPHVLISSANAGRVELQIVTASGRVVETYRRDIGTSEQLKIPLGASNTELSSGVYFLRYNTPDLQGMKRIYMVR